Genomic DNA from Solanum dulcamara chromosome 4, daSolDulc1.2, whole genome shotgun sequence:
ATTACTACTAACCATCAAGAAATATGGTGAAATAGGTGAAATTCCTCCGTCCGTAGTCATGGGTTGTGAGTTCAAGACTTAAAACAATGTATGACTCCTTGGCAGGAACAATTTTATTTCCCATAGTGGATGTCCACTATATGGCACAAATCTAAATTAATCGAATTGATAAACTTTAATATTTGATGGCTAAGTACGTAAAggttaatattatatttatatggaAGATGAAACTAGTTTAATTAAGACCCAAAGATTGATGTTGGGGGGAGGACAAGGGAATACCTTAGGTATAGTGACACAAGTGCTTGTTACTTAGGCTAACACCCTATGGTAATGAAAAAGCGATAAAAAGATTTGAAGAGTAAATTAAAGGGTAGAGAAAGATAGTGCACTTAATAGCATATCATAATCTACTCATgcatattttagttatatatatttcttttcattcttcTAATTTAATTCTAACTTATCGActctaaaatataattatagtaCTAATAAATAAAACCGACCATAAAGAAGAATTCACGGCAGATTTTGTTCTACTTAACATGAAATATTCTCTTGGgtgttttttaattttctttaaaaaaccAGTCTGAGAATCTTTCGTATGATAATACAAAAAAAGGTTCAGCCAAATCATATATTGATTTTGTTAACCTTTATTGGCACAATACATGACACTAAAACCAATCTGTATTTCACAAGAATTACGACATATATGTATTAcggatgttttttttttaaaaaaaactaacagATCATTTAATGGAAAATGTATGTTATATTTGATCGTCGTGGACTCGTGGTACATCTTTTGGATCTCTTCCGGTTGTTGTTTCCTTGTGATTATATAAACATGTGGGTATTCATCAGGGAATATTTAATGGGAAAGAATTACTTTTAACTTAATATAAAGTTTAAATCTAGTAAATATAATAAGAGAAGAATTAGCGTAAGAAAAGCCTAGCCTTTCCCTTAccgaaaaataaagaaattttgtAATCTTGTggtattaaattaaagatatgtaaaatatattaaaatgtcaTTTAATCTCATGATGTTGAACATGTCAcgtataaagttaaaattaaaagaatttcctggaaaaaaatatttattttgaaataggctaaaaaagaaagaaagataaataGTTCAAACAAAAAAGTACtcctacaatttttttttaccctCAATAGTAATATTTATTCCTCGAATTATTTTCCAACACTTAAGACTATacattaattaatatgaatattgcGATAAGATACTCTTACAAATCTTTATTTGTAAGATTATGGAAATCGTGGTTGATGGTGGAATGATGGATGATGGCATGGTTAAAGTGAACGGCTTTGGTCAAAGTTACTTTTTCGTAAATCATAAGAATAAACTTAGGTGTTTCGCAAATTATAAGAACAATTATCGATTTTTTCCTTATACTATATGATATTTAGTGGTAAAGAACAATTTAAAgtcaaaattatataaaatggcAATTAAGGACATATATAAGCAAAGCTTCTATCATAGAGCAAAGTTATGCTTCTTAGCTTGCAAAGTGCAAAGATAAATTTTAGCAGAATAATAGTCAACAGAGTTTAAAGTTAGGTAAACATCAACTGGATGAAATTTAATTTCtcaacctttttttttattcttgcttctttctttatttttatttatttttcagttTACTTTGCCCTCTCCTTTTCTGGTCTACTCCCACTACAAAATCTGGAAACTCTTATCTAGTTTATTGCACATATGACATAACCAAGAAATGTATATTGAAAACTCCATTTAATttctaaattattaattaaccTTATGTATTTTAAGTACTGGATATATATTGtttacattttaattaaaatatcagTGTAAGTGAAAGTATATACATTATTCATTAGCTTCTTGTTTTTGGGTTTCGATTTTCCAAACACGTATTTAACTTTTTACGCCATTATCTGGTTATCGTTCTTATTGTTATGGgtacatattttattttcaaattccACATTTAAGAAATTTTGTATGTAGATTATCCTTTGAAACCTGATTGATACTTTCTCCATgtaaatttatttattctgttttttttttgtccgtttaaaatagaatatttttttcttttttgacaacTCGCTTATTTTAGTTTCTACATTATGTGTTTAAGGGAcaatatattttgattgaattttgacttttgaattatttttatcattttagttTAAAATCAAATGCTTATAAACACTTTTTAAATTTATccaaacattaaaagaaatgctTAGAAGTTAATTTGTCTTAAAAGCACCTAATATAAGTTAATCCAAATAGGTtctaagaccacaagattaaatgatattttgatacatttattatatctttagtttaagagcagataatttaaaaatcttcttttatttttttaaatttgtatCAAGTTAAATAGGATCAACAAATTGTCAATGGAGAGAGTAATATAAAAAACTTATTTACCCATAATAGTGTACAAAACCAAAACTCAAATGGCTAATTAGCAATGGCCTTTGATACGAATATAACATTTAAACCCATGCATTGCGTATAAATGGGTAATTAACATGCAATTTCCTTAGCATTTTTCTAGAAAACACTGAAAATAAGGAGTATTTTTCATCTAAGCAAAAGATTCCCTATGTGGGGTTCAAGATTTGGATGGATAAAGTAATAATGGATTCTTCTCAATCCGATTATTCCACTACAGCCTGCTTTTTCTCTCTTTGGTTCATGTAATTAGAAGTATACACAAAATTCCAAGAACTCCAAAATGTTCTCAAACACGTGTCCGTTCTCTACTTgcatgataaatatatatatatatatatatatatatatatatatatatatagttgtgGAATTATTTACAATATTTACTCCAATAACCTTCCTTCCTTTGattgtaaattttaaattttttatttcatgaaaCACGTACATATAAAGTTGAGAATTGTTCACTTATATATGCAAACAAATGTCATATTCGTCCActttgataataataataacaacggTATATTATATTCTTGAAGGGTACAAGAATATGTTTCTCCTACCGTCTTCTCGTACAATATTAGTTGAAATTAATGCTACTCCAAACTTTTCAACATGCAACACAATTTTGATATATACGTTCAAAAGGTAATGAACTTTTTTCACCATCTACAAATTTAACCTGTAACATTAAGTTATTGCTGtgttttttaaaagttaaaactttttcgatATGAAATCTTTaagattatttgaggcaagatTTACATATTTAGAAATTACATAAAATGTACTTTAAGATTCAATAATTGATGAttcataataattaaaagacataaaaaatcatgataaaaaaaattgtttaaatCTGAAAATCCTtaatataccacataaactgGGACAAAAAAAAGTATCCCACTCTCCCCTTTAACATCTCCATCAAACACACATCTCCCTCTCAAAATATAATTCTAAGCAGCCAAAACCCTCTATATAAACCCCTCACACCCTCTTCCTTCAAGCCATCTCATAAACTACacacatataaaaatattctcatTCTCCTTTACTCCACAAACATAACAACTTATTCAAATTACTAACATGTCTGGAGTTTGGGTATTCAAGAATGGCGTAGTCCGCCTAGTTGAGAACACTGGCGACTTCCAAGGGGCAAATGGTCGCCGGAAAGTTCTTGTACACCTTCCAAGTGATGAAGTCATCACATCATATGCAGTACTTGAAAGGAAGTTGTACTCTCTTGGATGGGAGAGGTACTATGATGAACCTGAACTCCTTCAATATCACAAAAGATCCACTGTTCATCTTATTTCTCTACCAAAGGATTTCAACAAGTTCAAGTCCATGCACATGTTTGATATTGTCGTCAAGAATCGCAATGAATTCGAGGTTAGAGAcatgtaaaataaaaaaggaaaaaaaagggggAAGTGGTTTATTTGAATGTGTCCTTTGGGTTATTTTCAATTCTATCTTGGGGGTAATTGTTCAGTGTGTTGTAATTAATGTTTTTATGTTTAATTTGTGATTTGTTTCACAATGCTGCAAAGTTGTCATgaaaaaatgttgtatatgtaAAGGCTGATTTAAAGTCATGACTCTTTCATTAAGCTTAAAATCTACGTACTTATAGTATATAAACaatatctatattattaactcataaataaatatttaataacagatatcaaatttagtattgattataaaatttaataaatgttGAATTACTCTAATcctataaaaattaataatttataacttaaaagCTTTTTCTTAGCTTCttttaaaaagaaacaaaatgaCGAAGATATTTCTTTGTTCTTCCTCTTCGACTTTAATGACTTCGAAAGTGCACGCATCCCAAGACATGCTCATCTGAAAATTCCTTATATCTTCTTTTAGTACTGCAGCTTATTATATTACTGTTATTTATCAAACCGCAAGTCCACAACCATATATTACACAAATTCTTTAGCTTGGTTCATTACTAAAAAATAGATTATCTACACAATTATCTTAGCTCGAACATCATTAAAATTAGATTATATACTTGTCATATTAACGTATCTGAAAACAAAAACGAAAAAGCTAGGAAAGATTCATGTTACTTGTGCAATTTCTTAGTTAAATACTGAAGTAGTGGGGTATATTTCACTTGATTTTAATTTAGCTATTCGTCATCCACGTTTACCTCTAAACACAGGTCATGAAATCTCTTgaaatacatatacaattcaaatTTATTACTATAAGGTTAGCCTTTAAAATGGTAAagttaaattcatatatatacataatttaagGATACGTGAGTTG
This window encodes:
- the LOC129884964 gene encoding flowering-promoting factor 1-like protein 3 gives rise to the protein MSGVWVFKNGVVRLVENTGDFQGANGRRKVLVHLPSDEVITSYAVLERKLYSLGWERYYDEPELLQYHKRSTVHLISLPKDFNKFKSMHMFDIVVKNRNEFEVRDM